A window of Blastomonas sp. SL216 contains these coding sequences:
- a CDS encoding DUF2274 domain-containing protein, protein MTRLKLSDLASEKPVRVTLEIPAQLHRDLGEYARAVNGGNPEGAPTIELVMTAMLGRFIATDREYARYRRSGGSG, encoded by the coding sequence ATGACCCGCCTGAAACTGTCCGATCTCGCCAGCGAGAAGCCGGTTCGCGTAACCCTCGAGATTCCGGCCCAGCTGCATCGGGACCTTGGGGAATATGCAAGGGCGGTGAACGGCGGCAACCCAGAGGGCGCACCAACGATCGAACTTGTCATGACCGCCATGCTTGGCCGCTTCATTGCGACCGATCGCGAGTATGCACGATATCGCAGATCCGGCGGTTCTGGGTAG
- a CDS encoding conjugal transfer protein TraI, whose translation MTARSEDHAPEPGADKSGIEDAPVDEQPPVPTGSNRFRFRAELPKVTRLSRKAVATIGLVGSIAIGGSLIYALRPEDPVPARNLYDPGDGNRTEQLADAPASYADLGKRGLPPPDELRQAGTPGADTGSEVPLPPVEPSLSRASATDPSANAAEQARARAAQERDSARTSQLFLAGNTGVRDNVAVPAAAARGATAGSEADPVQSARPGQADRRRGFLEQRKDREGGPVVRDSAQGILQAGSIIPAALITGIRSDLPGQITAQVTQNVYDSPTGRILLIPQGSRLIGEYDSDVAAGQSRVLLAWDRLILPGGQSVSLQRLPGADASGMAGLEDQTDYHWGNMLKAALVSTLLGVSSELVTGNDSDLARALRFGSQDTINQTGRQVVQRQLNVPPTLTVRPGYSFRIIVTRDLMLEPFDRGAVR comes from the coding sequence ATGACCGCGCGGTCAGAAGATCATGCGCCCGAACCTGGCGCGGATAAATCCGGCATCGAAGACGCACCGGTCGACGAGCAGCCCCCTGTGCCGACGGGATCGAACCGGTTTCGCTTTCGCGCTGAACTTCCGAAGGTTACGCGTCTCTCGCGTAAGGCCGTGGCAACGATTGGCCTCGTTGGCAGCATCGCCATTGGAGGCTCGCTGATCTACGCCCTTCGGCCCGAGGATCCTGTTCCGGCCAGAAATCTCTACGATCCTGGCGACGGCAACCGCACGGAGCAGCTTGCCGATGCTCCGGCAAGCTATGCCGATCTAGGCAAACGTGGATTGCCGCCGCCGGACGAGCTTCGACAAGCTGGTACGCCTGGCGCGGATACCGGAAGCGAGGTCCCTCTGCCGCCGGTCGAGCCGTCGCTTTCGAGAGCGTCGGCGACTGACCCCAGCGCTAATGCAGCCGAACAGGCACGAGCACGCGCGGCACAGGAGCGTGACAGCGCCAGGACAAGCCAGCTGTTCCTCGCCGGCAATACGGGCGTCAGAGATAATGTGGCAGTGCCCGCTGCTGCTGCTCGTGGGGCAACTGCGGGTAGCGAGGCTGATCCGGTTCAGTCGGCACGGCCAGGCCAAGCCGATCGGCGAAGGGGTTTTCTTGAGCAGCGCAAGGACCGCGAAGGTGGGCCTGTCGTTCGCGACTCTGCGCAAGGCATTCTTCAGGCTGGTAGCATCATCCCGGCTGCGCTGATTACCGGCATCCGCTCGGATCTGCCCGGTCAGATCACGGCGCAGGTGACGCAGAATGTCTATGACAGCCCGACCGGACGCATCCTGCTGATACCGCAGGGCTCGCGGCTGATCGGTGAATATGACAGCGATGTCGCGGCCGGGCAGAGCAGGGTTCTGCTGGCCTGGGATCGTCTCATACTGCCGGGTGGACAATCCGTTTCACTTCAGCGCCTTCCAGGCGCAGATGCTTCCGGCATGGCAGGTCTGGAAGACCAAACCGATTATCACTGGGGCAATATGCTCAAAGCCGCTCTGGTCTCGACGCTTCTGGGAGTGAGCAGCGAGCTCGTGACCGGCAATGACAGCGACCTTGCCCGGGCGCTGCGGTTCGGAAGCCAGGACACGATAAACCAGACCGGACGTCAGGTCGTCCAGCGACAGCTGAACGTGCCGCCGACTTTGACCGTGCGCCCCGGCTATTCGTTCCGGATCATCGTGACCCGCGATCTGATGCTGGAGCCGTTTGATCGAGGAGCAGTTCGATGA